AAATATATTCTTTAAACTCACGTAAAAAGGGAGGGAacttttgttattttacatttagatagataaatagatagatagatagatagatagatagatagatagatagatagatagatagatagatagatagatagatagatagtaactttattgatcccaagagaaattcaagtttccagcatcacagttccatagtgcaaaacatgttagtaaaaaggcagtaaaaaagttagtagtgcaaagtacaaagtacagaaaaaatataccaggtataaaaatacaaggagaagaaaaaacactgttaaaactgaatatagtgcagggtaacagctgagatacacgactattaaaaaagtgaagaagagattgttaaaaatgagtatagtgcagggtaactccagtagcttagtctatgaaacaTGTAGCAAATGCAAAATCTACCATATACAATCAATAAGTTAACGATACATTTTatgctatatttatatataaatatattctttAAACTCACATAAAAAGGGGGGAACCTTTGTTTCTTTACATTTATAAAGCATATGTAAAATCTACCATATACAATCAATAAGTTAACGATAGtatattttctatatatatatatcatgttcAAAATGTGTAATGACACCTTTATAATCAATATCTACATTACGATCAACTTTTACAGATTTTTGATTTACCATCTAAAGAATCCTGTTCAGTAGATCCTGTTGaatgagtatatatatatatatatatatatatatatatatatatatactgtatatatatataaatatatatatactgcatatatatataattatatatataaatatatatatgcatatatatatataattatatatatatatatactgtatatatatactgtatatatatatatgcatatatatatatatatatatatatatatatatatatactcattCAACAGGATCTACTGAACAGGATTCTTTCCATGGTTTaatccaatatatatatatatatatatatatatatatactgaacAGGATtctttcatatatatatatatatataattatataaatatatatatatatatatatatatatatatattggattAAACCATGGAAAGAATCCTGTTCAGTAGATCCTGTTGaatgagtatatatatatataaatatgcatatatatataattatataaatatatatatatatataaatatgcatatatataattatataaatatatatatatatatatagaaatatgcatatatatatataattatataaatatatatatatataaatatgcatatatatataattatataaatatatatatatatataaatatgcatatatatataattatatatatatatatatatatatatataaatatgcatatatataaatatatatatatatatagaaatatgcatatatatataattatataaatatatatatatatatatatatatatatatatatatattggattAAACCATGGAAAGAATCCTGTTCAGTAGATCCTGTTGAGTGAGTGACGTATATTATACTGACGTATGCGGAAGCAAGTCGTGGCTTTAGCCTGTTAGCTCAGAACATAAACAGAGGAGATGTTTTCATCTTAAATCTCCAACAAATCGGACATTATTTCAGATCTCGCTTTGACTCTGTCCGGTCGACCTACTGGTGATCTCTCTGAGCCTGTCAGACGACTGAGAAGGAGCTAATCTTCGACCTGAGATGGAGGTAAATGTTCAGGTGTCGAGGAGTTATTAGCTTTAGCCAGTCTGACACTACTTACTAATGTTGAGCATCTTAAAGTCAGCTCCTAATATCATGCTCTGCTGGGAGTAATACTCTGCCGGGGTCTTTGAAACAGGGCTGTTAACACTAACAGGTTATGTCCTGTTTACATAGCGACCTTTATTACAAATCTTAGTATCTAAATGACCTGAATATCAGGAAACACTTGGTTGACAGGGAAAGATAAACCTTTCTTAAAGCCGAAATGTACGTTAAAGTGCTCATAtttggtttatatatatatgccgaATTGAAAAGGGGCTCCCAATAAAacataaaagcttttaaaacatGCTTTATCAACTACTTACTTTTGTCTACAAGCAGAGCAAAATTAAATTTCTCATTTTTCAAAGGCAGTACTGTGCTGACTttgaggatggtcttttatcaTCTGAAGGCAAGcagtcaaaaaaagaaaagaaatatagCACACCTAAAATATagctttacattttttattattattatttcttttcttaattttatttcaattttgaatgttgaagttgttttctctagtgttcTTAATGAGTTTGTATATAAGCTCATCTtcttaaaaattggtttataaactattgtaattacgaactgtaaattgcatatatgaaaacaaccttaaaaaaagggaaaaaataaagtataaataaataaataaataaaatgtcctTGTTGCAATGTGCACCTAGTTGCGTTTgtcatttcttctttttccctTCACTGAACCAGGATCCTCCAGGAACCGGAGCAGAGTCTGCGGCTCCATCACCTGCAGGTGCAGCCAAGTCAAAGGTACTATACATCTACAAGCACAGCATTGCTCAAAGAGGCtatcaaaatatgtattatGTGTCTTGATATGCATAAATTCATTGTTAGGTATGTATTGGTATCAtgcttctctcttctctgtatattttttattccCAGCTGGACACACTAGCCAAAGATGACCTTATTAAGTTTGCCAAGAAGCAGATGGCTGGCATGCAGAAGATGAAGAGCAGATGCGCAGGTAAGCTATAAATGCTATAAAAGCTTGGGTTTGGCTCTGTGGGCAAATAGTGTGACAAGTATGTGTGACATTATTTCCTCCTTTCAGATTTGGAGAAAGAAGTTGAATCCCTCAAACGGCAatccaaaaacaataacaactgtTCAGATGACTCCACTCTGATACAGGTTTGTTTATAGGGAGGCAGTTCATCATGTGTCTTCTCATGAATATTCCTCTGTTTACAAGCTGTACTTCATTTTCATACGTGCATCATGCAAAtcatgtgggtgtgtgtttgtaataGGAGCTGACTGAGAGGATGGATGCCTTACTACTGGAGAAGGCAGAAACTCAGCAGAGTCTTTCACTATCTCGTAAAGATTTAGAGAAGACTAAACAGCAAGCCAAGGtaaaatacaacacaaataCTGTATGATGTCTACCACTGGTTAATTAGCCCGTTTCTCAGAACACTCTCAACATTTCTCTGTACTTCTGTAAATTCAAAAGTCCAGTAATTGATGCATGTGCATAACTGTTATTTTGCGCAGGGTGATCTTGTGGGACTGCAAGGAGAGCTTGAAAGTGTAATAGAAGATCACCAAAGGAAGATCAAGACCCTAGAGAGCAGCATCGAGGAATCCAACAACAAACACCAAGAAGAAGTGGCTTATTTCCAGACATTACTGAAAGAGCGAGACGAAAGTGACCGGGAGagggagagtgaaagagagagggcTGAACACGCCGGTGCAAAAAAGAGCATTAAAGAGGGCCGCCCTAACTTAAAAGCTCAGCTGGAAGCCCTTCGAGCGGAACTGAAAGCGATCCAAGAGCGAAAATCCCAGGAGACGGCCGAGGTGCAGGAGAGCCATCAAAGGGAGTTGACAGAGGCCCAGCAGGAGGTGGAGAACCTGAAGGAGGAGCTGGCTCAAAAGAATCTGCAGCacgaggaggagatgagggcTCTGGAGGAGGACtgtgagatggagagggagCGTCTCCTGTTGCTGCACGATGAGCTGACCGAGCAGCTCGCTCTAAAAGGTAatctccgggtctgagaagtgaagccaatgcggaagtgccttaaacttgcattctttctaacagccagcagggggcgactcctctggttgcaaaaagaagtctgattgtatagaagtctatgagaaaatgagcctacttctcacttgatttattacctcagtaaacattgtaaacatgagtttatgatctcaatcgctagtttcaagtcttcttcttcttcttgacgtcacagtgactacgtccacttcttatatacagtctatgtctgCAACTAAgggttatttttattatagatTCATCAGTTGAATAtgtttgaaatcaataaattgtaatatattTACAGTCAACTTGAAGCCATGTTAGAGGACACCTAACTTATTGCAGGCTGTCTCCACATTTTACTGACtagtatgatttttttaattatatatggTTATTCTCAAGGCTGTGGCATAACTAaacaaatgaattaattaaaaccaggtatatgttcataatgataatgttgGGGTAGTCGCTTTgtagggaggcctgaagggacggactgttaGTTTTGCCAACTAGATGACTTTCTTAATTTAGGGACTTTTGAAGCTAGTGCTGAtagctgctttcattggaaaagagttggcaacactgggcttggttttttggttggatcatttttaaaatctggtGTACTTTTGCTGGTtttcaagattaccaaccctagctttaatgaACAGTAACATTTTAATTGTAGTATTACATTCCCCAAGTTTTTATGTTTACGTCATTGATTAGATGGAAATGAAAATGACTTTCCCAGCTAACATTACCCTCATTTTTCCAGACAGCTACCTGCAGGATGtgcaggaggaagatgaggaaccTTCCCGCAGGTCAGGCATCGCCAAAATGCTGGAGCTGTCTACCTGCAGTCAGGTTGACTCCAGCCTTGGCGACGGAGAGGAGACGGAGACCGGACGAGTGAGAGCAGCCATGGAAGACCTTCAAGCCCAGAGTACCATGCTACAGGATGAACTCACCCTGCTCAGCAATGTGAAGGGAGAGCTCGAGGCAGAGCTGGAGAGGACCAGGGAGGAGTttcagatggagagagaagagcTGGAGTTCAAAATCAATGAGTTGCAGATGAGCCGGGAAAGTGCTCCCAGTGACCCAGCCGCAACCCTGGACCCCGACCAACAAGAAGACCAAGTAGACTCTCAGCAGCAGAGTGAAGCACACAAAGACGGATGTGAATCAGCAATCGGCCCCTTGAATCCAGAGGAGCTGAGGGCCCAGTGTGAAGCCttgactggagagagagactctGCCGTGGCTGAGTGTCAACACATGAGAGACATACTGCAAGGTGTGGAGACAGAACTGGGTGAGAAGACGACTAATTTTGTCCTTCAGTACAAAGCCATGAAGGAGCAGGGGGCTAATACTGTACAGGAACTCCAAGAGAAGATGGAAGAACTCAGTCAGGAGAGGGATGAACTGTTGGAGAGGGTGGGAGAGGTAACAGATGAGAAAACCACTCTGATGAAGAACCTGCAAGACCTGAAGCTGAAGCTGGAAGGATCTGAATGTGAGGACCAGAAACTCCGGTCGTCTGTACAGGAGCTGAAGCAATCTGTGGAGGAACTGAACAGGCAGAATGAGGAGATCCTCTCCCAACTGCAGATGAAGGAAAACGCGACTCAAGACCTGGAAGAGATGGTCAACACGCTGACTGAAGAGCGAGACAGGATACAGTCCCAGCTTCAGCACAGAGACGAGGAAATGCAAAAGCTGAACAACGAGAAAGCAGAAGAAATCGAGAGGCTGcttgaagagaaagagaaagaggcacTTTTACGTAGAGACGAGAGCGAGAAGAAAAAAGAGATGGAGGATGAGGTGCAACATCTGAAAGAGGAGGGGGAAAAGATGGAGGAGAGCCTGAAAGAGGAGGTGGAAAGAAGGCAGGAGACAGTCTCTGCATTAGAGCTGACTATTAAAGAGCTCTCTGCAGAAAAGGCTGACCTCCACCAGCAATTGGAACAGGCATCTTCTGGGCTTTCCAATACCCAGGAAACAAGGGAGCTTATGGGCTCCAAGCTGGCCGCCCTGGAGGCTCAGCTAGAGCAGGAGACATCTGAGAGGAATCAGCTAGAGGCAAAGTTGAAATCACTAGCAGAGGAGGCAGAGCAGGCCCGCACCACCATCACAGCTCTGGGAGaaaaccagtctgaagtcctcAGAAACTCCGCAGAAGAAGTTGAGGAACTCCGAGCACGCGTCAATGAGCTGGAAAAGGAGAGGGGGCTGTTGAGGAGTGGTCTCGAGGAGGCTCAAGGGGTAATGGGATTAGAGGAGGTGGAAAAGGAGCTCCAGGCTCGTATCGCAGAGCTGGAACAGGAGAGGAGCATGTTGAGAAACAACCTGGAGGAGGTGGTGAAGGACACCGAAGGGCTGCAGAAAGACCTGGAGGACATGAAGTCAGTCAACGAGAAGATGAACGAGGAGAACCAGAGACTGCAGGCTCACGTTTCTCTGATGActcaagagaaagaggagaaggaggaaggggAAATGGAGAacatggagaaagagagaagagagctcAAAGAGCAGCTGACGGAGAAGGATTCACTCATATCTCAGCTGACAAGCGAGCTTGCTGCTCTCCAGGTTAGTGGAGCTCCTGATGTGTCCTCTTGGAAAAGCCGTCCACTAGTTTGTGCATAAGAAATGGGAATTTGACCTGATTATAGTCAATGATCATATTCTGCtaaattttcaaaataatgaattgTGATTGACCGTATTTTGCTTTAACTGCCTTTTCTTATAGCACCATTGGGAATTACCAAAATAATACTAAAAGTCTGTCTCAATTTTATTGACAAAATAAGCTGTAGATTAACTGATagataaattaaatgtttctttTAGCTTTAGAAATATTGCAGTTGTTATTTTCTGTCACTTGAAGGAGGGTTGGGTTTATCCACTCCACATCCAATtatagaggggaaaaaaacaaatgcatgtgAATTTTTGTGGAATATTTCTCTCATGGAAATGATGCAAATGTTTGAATATtagcaaaaaaattaaatgttggCCGCTTCAAACCAAAAACAAtgcttcctttaaaaaaaacaacgatgattgacattttaattggagtgtttttttcttctttcctactTTTCTCTCCCAGGAGTCTGCTGCCCAGTCTGCTTCGTCTGAGGAAAATGCAGCCTGCGAGATCACACAGAAAATAGGTGACACTTGTTGTCATTTGACTAACTAATGGCCCTTCAAAAAACAATTTAGTTTGCCTGCTCTTTGGAGCAGGTGATAAATAATAGATGATAAATCCTGAATGTTGTAACTGCTGCTCCCCTCAGCTCTGCTAGAGAACGAACACAAAGAAAAGGACCAGAGGATGAACAAAATCAAAGCAGTTGCCATCAAAGCAAAGAAGGAGCTGGAAATCAGCAAGAAAAAGGTACATTTCTAAACTGCAAAATGTTAGTGTGCTATCCTTTATTTAACAACATGAATGTGGCATTTGAACAAAACAAAGTAAATACACATGAGTTTACATATTACTGTGTTTCCTGCTTATTGTTTAATCAGAGGAATACAGTATAAGCAATGTTTCAAGGTCAGGACACTCGATAAATATTGATATAGATCGTAGATAGATTCTACTTTTTCCCCTCCGTACTTGTAAATGGCTAAATCCACAAtgtatttgactttttttccaggttGCTTCCCTCAAGGAAGAAGTAGAGTCACTGAAAGCGGAGAGGGAGAAAGTGAGCAGCTCTATGAAAGATATCATCCACGGGGCTGAAGGCTACAAGGTAGGCGACTATGTGGGACAGAAGTATCAGTGACTAAAAGTTACTTCTTCCACAAAGACGTTGATGCAAATAGCTGCTGGCAGGTGAAAACATCAGATCTGCAAAACCAGAACTATTCAGGAACTTGTTTTCAGATTGATGGTCATGCATTAATTTAATGTATCCAACCCGGTATCCaacatacggcggttacagctgataacaagCTGGTTATCAAATACCGACAAAGACCAAAGTTAAATGTTTAAGTAAATGAATCTAGAGTTTTGCCCACATCCTCTGgcgccacccaactaaactcctgtttccaggataattgaaatgctcgcttgcACTTCAGCTCATAAGCTTTGTCTTTTCCCGAAGCCATTT
This DNA window, taken from Sebastes fasciatus isolate fSebFas1 chromosome 14, fSebFas1.pri, whole genome shotgun sequence, encodes the following:
- the gcc2 gene encoding GRIP and coiled-coil domain-containing protein 2, which gives rise to MEDPPGTGAESAAPSPAGAAKSKLDTLAKDDLIKFAKKQMAGMQKMKSRCADLEKEVESLKRQSKNNNNCSDDSTLIQELTERMDALLLEKAETQQSLSLSRKDLEKTKQQAKGDLVGLQGELESVIEDHQRKIKTLESSIEESNNKHQEEVAYFQTLLKERDESDRERESERERAEHAGAKKSIKEGRPNLKAQLEALRAELKAIQERKSQETAEVQESHQRELTEAQQEVENLKEELAQKNLQHEEEMRALEEDCEMERERLLLLHDELTEQLALKDSYLQDVQEEDEEPSRRSGIAKMLELSTCSQVDSSLGDGEETETGRVRAAMEDLQAQSTMLQDELTLLSNVKGELEAELERTREEFQMEREELEFKINELQMSRESAPSDPAATLDPDQQEDQVDSQQQSEAHKDGCESAIGPLNPEELRAQCEALTGERDSAVAECQHMRDILQGVETELGEKTTNFVLQYKAMKEQGANTVQELQEKMEELSQERDELLERVGEVTDEKTTLMKNLQDLKLKLEGSECEDQKLRSSVQELKQSVEELNRQNEEILSQLQMKENATQDLEEMVNTLTEERDRIQSQLQHRDEEMQKLNNEKAEEIERLLEEKEKEALLRRDESEKKKEMEDEVQHLKEEGEKMEESLKEEVERRQETVSALELTIKELSAEKADLHQQLEQASSGLSNTQETRELMGSKLAALEAQLEQETSERNQLEAKLKSLAEEAEQARTTITALGENQSEVLRNSAEEVEELRARVNELEKERGLLRSGLEEAQGVMGLEEVEKELQARIAELEQERSMLRNNLEEVVKDTEGLQKDLEDMKSVNEKMNEENQRLQAHVSLMTQEKEEKEEGEMENMEKERRELKEQLTEKDSLISQLTSELAALQESAAQSASSEENAACEITQKIALLENEHKEKDQRMNKIKAVAIKAKKELEISKKKVASLKEEVESLKAEREKVSSSMKDIIHGAEGYKNLQIDYDGQTEQLDKEREKVEEAERQIAELTKRLSSAVTQTETLSSEKEDLLAGMETMRSSVRQLEAQNQELQRQSASLDRDLLTERAMKEQKIKDLSSAMKEVEELTAQLRKQQQQSQQTAQELEQLRKEAQQSSLLDMEMADYERLVKDLNAKLSDRDERAEDLKAQINTLTQKEDALKQEIEALKSQLDQGEEKTSKMKQLLMKTKKDLADAKMQESSLMVVQASLRGELEANQQQLESSKIEVCGLTGERHRLQEQLRLALDQQQRSSNSLQQRINSLQQERDTAKTELTATAGEFEGYKVRVHNVLKQQKTKTTAQNEGDSVKVEREQLSSQLEQLRSRLTESQQSLQSSTTELQQLQTEHDTLLERHNKILQETVSKEAELRERLLSVQSENVALRSDLSQVQTDLSSQVEAQRQTYREQLKKLQDDHRATVETLQGQLTRVEEQLFILQSQNSSVAVHSSRKPLTSDPQRRNTDQNQSGLGLMSLSDLQSMAREEGEGMETTETESPSAALTSLPSLEQLLTSPDPKQEPFVWTVEPTKEELSLKLSTVTRSMEHMNGLLHETEATNAVLMEQITLLKSEVRRLERNQEREKSVANLEYLKNVLLQFIFLQSGSERQALLPVIHTMLQLSPEEKSKLAAIAQGEEEGTGSRGSGWSSYLHSWSGIR